From the genome of Streptomyces sp. JH34:
CGTCCTGCGGGACACCATGGAACAGCGCGGGCCCGAGCCGGGGGCGCCCGGCCTGCTGATGGCCATGGGGCCCGGCTTCTGCTGCGAACTGGTGCTGCTGCGCTGGTAGTCCGGAGGAACGCATGATCTGGTACACGGCCCTCGTGCTGGCCGTCGCCGCCGAGCGGGTCGCCGAGCTCGCGGTGGCGCTCCGCAACGCCCGCTGGAGCCTGGCCCGGGGCGGCACCGAGGCCGGCCGCGGGCACTACCCCGCGATGGTGGCCCTGCACACCGCGCTGCTCGTCGCGTGTCTCGCCGAGACCTGGCTGGCCGGACGCGCATTCCCGGCGCTCCTCGGCTGGACCATGATCGCGGTGGTGACCGTGGCCCAGGCCCTGCGCTGGTGGTGCGTCCGCACCCTGGGGCGTCGCTGGAACACCCGGGTCATCGTCGTCCCGGGGCTGCCCCTGGTGACCGGAGGCCCCTACCGGTGGCTGCGCCATCCCAACTACGTGGCCGTCGCCGCCGAAGGAGCGGCCCTGCCGCTGGTCCACGGCGCGTGGGTGACCGCCGTCGTGTTCACCGTGCTCAACGCGGCGCTCATGGCCGTGCGCATCCGGTGCGAGGACGGCGCGCTGGCCGCCCCGGCGGGAGCGGAGGCGCGCGCGTGATCGACATCCTGGTGGCGGGCGGCGGACCGGCCGGACTGGCGGCGGCGATCCGGGCCGCCACGGCCGGTCTGGAGGCCGTCGTGGTCGAACCCCGCCCCCTGCCCGTGGACAAGGCCTGCGGCGAAGGGATCATGCCCAGCGGGGTGGCCGCCCTGCGCGCGCTGGGGGTCACCCCGGCGGGAAGTACGCTCCGGGGGATCCGGTACGTCGAGGGCGCACGGCGGGCGGTGGCGGTCTTCCGGGGCGGGCCCGGGCTCGGGGTGCGCCGGACCGAGCTGCACGCCGCCCTGCACCGGCGCGCCGTGGAACTCGGGGTGCGCGTCGTCGTGGGGCGGGCGGGGGAGGTGCGCCAGGACGACCACGGCGTCACCACGGCGGGCCTGACGGCACGCTGGCTCATCGCCGCCGACGGCCTGCACTC
Proteins encoded in this window:
- a CDS encoding isoprenylcysteine carboxyl methyltransferase family protein produces the protein MIWYTALVLAVAAERVAELAVALRNARWSLARGGTEAGRGHYPAMVALHTALLVACLAETWLAGRAFPALLGWTMIAVVTVAQALRWWCVRTLGRRWNTRVIVVPGLPLVTGGPYRWLRHPNYVAVAAEGAALPLVHGAWVTAVVFTVLNAALMAVRIRCEDGALAAPAGAEARA